One window from the genome of Thermococcus sp. encodes:
- a CDS encoding signal peptidase I: MEEWQKDVAWLLIALVAVFAFEEGLKFALHTDSPLVIVVSGSMEPVFYRGDVVLLKGVTNPDQIKVGDVVVYKRPGYEYPIIHRVRYIYTVKLNGEPEKCFVTWGDNNPVPDPPYPGPYGLLEVRLPNGVLAGCVPAYAVEAKSELVFPKIGLIPLWIREAFGLRG, encoded by the coding sequence ATGGAGGAGTGGCAGAAGGACGTTGCGTGGCTTCTGATAGCTTTGGTGGCGGTTTTTGCCTTCGAGGAGGGCCTGAAGTTCGCGCTCCATACCGATTCACCGCTCGTCATAGTGGTGAGTGGCTCGATGGAGCCCGTCTTCTACAGGGGAGACGTTGTCCTTCTCAAAGGGGTTACAAATCCCGATCAGATTAAGGTTGGGGACGTTGTTGTCTATAAGAGGCCCGGCTACGAATATCCGATAATTCACCGTGTCAGGTACATCTACACGGTGAAGCTCAACGGGGAGCCGGAGAAGTGCTTTGTAACTTGGGGAGACAACAATCCGGTTCCAGACCCGCCCTATCCAGGCCCCTATGGACTGCTTGAAGTGAGGTTGCCAAATGGTGTTCTTGCTGGCTGTGTCCCGGCTTACGCGGTTGAGGCAAAGTCCGAGCTGGTGTTTCCCAAGATAGGCCTGATACCCCTCTGGATACGCGAGGCCTTTGGCCTTAGGGGATGA
- a CDS encoding DUF531 domain-containing protein — translation MATLTLALYNTYDVKRLHEAHLRAIARAAPLAYAYGFHLALVGFPLEGKPSEVAEAVAEKTTIGEGGRYLIELALSNRFHLLEFPRKGFPPQFGVPVATTRKPSAEKEITPLQLAEAFSGGESFLLLVGLGRHGLPKETFKLARYHMDITGKRMSLETCTAMGAIVARISTYVEALKWRSGRRTLRGF, via the coding sequence GTGGCGACGCTGACCCTTGCACTCTACAACACCTATGATGTCAAAAGGCTCCACGAGGCACACCTGAGGGCGATAGCCCGTGCCGCTCCGCTGGCCTACGCCTACGGTTTTCACCTCGCCCTAGTGGGTTTTCCCCTTGAGGGCAAGCCCTCCGAGGTGGCCGAGGCGGTCGCTGAAAAGACGACGATAGGCGAGGGTGGGAGGTATCTAATTGAGCTTGCGCTCTCCAACAGGTTTCACCTCCTTGAATTTCCGAGGAAGGGCTTTCCTCCCCAGTTTGGAGTGCCCGTTGCAACGACGAGGAAACCTTCCGCTGAAAAGGAGATAACTCCCCTCCAGCTCGCGGAGGCCTTCTCTGGTGGGGAGAGCTTTCTCCTCCTCGTAGGCCTTGGGAGGCACGGACTCCCAAAGGAAACCTTTAAGTTGGCCAGATACCATATGGACATCACCGGGAAGAGGATGAGCCTTGAGACCTGCACGGCGATGGGGGCTATAGTCGCTAGAATATCAACGTATGTGGAGGCGCTAAAATGGAGGAGTGGCAGAAGGACGTTGCGTGGCTTCTGA